Genomic window (Chitinophagales bacterium):
TAATATTTAAATCATTACATTTAAATTTATATTCATAAGGTTGTGGAATGGTAAAAAATGGATTATCGAAATATGGATCTGGCATTTCTACCATTACTACACTTTGAAATTCCATTGGTTCGATAGAAACTTTTCCTGCTTTCTGCGGAAATAATACCACGCGTCTAAATTCGTTGGTATAATATTTTTGTCCGTTATACGATTCAATTTCTGGTTCTTTGTTTAAGTCAACATCAAATTCTTCCGACAAAAAATTATTATAAGATGGTGCTTTGGTAACATACAAACCTTGTGCTTGAATACGATAGTAGATTTTATAAATTAGTGTTAATTGGTCGCCTTCATACACTGTAGATTTATTAGCTGTAACTTTTACAAAAAAGTTTTTTGCGATATCTGCTTTGAGTTGATCTGAAGATTTTGGTTTAGATTTTTTTCCTTGATTAGAAAATGGATCTGGAAAAGGCCAAGCATTTTGTTGTTGTTGATGCTGTGGTTGCTTGGCTTCATCTATTACTTTTATGGTAAAAGATTTAGTAATATACTTTTTTCCATTAATTATTGCACTTGCTTCTGGAATAGTAAATGTGCCTTTTGATTTTGGTTGTAGCGTATAAGTAAGCGACACACTTCTACTTACATTGCCATTAATAATATTTGTTTGATTGCTTTGCATTGGACCATAGGCATCAAATCTAGAGAATTTAGGTGGCGTAAAGTTTTCTAAGTTGCCATTTTCTACGGTAAAAGTTACATCTACTGTGTAGTTTAATGGTACTTCTTTATCTGATAGTTGAATATAAAATTTTTGTGCAAAACTACTTTGTGCAGCAATAATAAATAATAAAAATATAATATATTGTTTTATATATTTCAAACTACCAATCTTTTTGAACTTTTACTTTCTTACCATTTTTTTGTTGCTGATTTATTTTCTGTTGCACTTTTCCTTCTTCACTTTCTAAAGCATCTAGCAATCGTTGAGCTTCTTCTTGACTTAACTGTCCTTGTTGTTGTTGTTGCTGTTTTTGTTGTTGTTCTTTCTCTTCTTGATTTTGATTGCCTTGCTGTTGTTGCTGTTGTTTATCTTGTTGATTTTTTTGATCTTGATTTTGTTGTTGCTGCTGTTTTTGTTGGTCTTTATTCTTATCTTGGTTTTGTTTATCGTTTTTATTGTCTTTGTTTTTGTCTTGATTTTGTTGTTGCTTTTTCAACTTTGCCATTGCCATCATTAAATTGTATTTAGCATCTTCATCTTTCGGATTTATTTTCAAAGCATCTTTATACGCTCTTACACTTTCTTCGTATTGCTCTTGTTTATATAAACTATTTCCTAAATTAAATTTAGATTTGAATTTAATTTCGCTGTTGTTTGTACTATTGGCAATGCCTTTAAAATATTCTTGTGCTTGTTTGTATTCTCCTAATTGATAAATAGCATCTGCTTGGTTGAAATTGGCAATAGCATTGTTTGGTTCTTTTTCTAAAGCACTACTGTATTTTTCTGTTGCTTCATTATACTTAGATTGATGATATGCTTTATTGCCTTTTCTAATGATGTTGTTGACACTTTCTGCAATAGAAAAATTTGGCGACAACAAGACGAATGCTACTATTAATTTTAAAGCAGACTTTCCTATAAAAACCAATGCTAATGATTTTTTATGGACTTTAAATTTTGCTTTTATATTTTCTATATCAAACATAATTAATCTTTTTTATATTTTATAAAAACATCTACAAATATCAACAATAAACCAAATGCTAAGAAATATTGATATTGTTCTACGAAATTGGTAAATACTTTATCGTTAATTGTTTTGGTTTCCATTTTAGCAATATCTTTTGAAATAAAATCAGCTACTTGGTTTGCATTGTCTAAGATGTAGTAATGACCTTTGCCTGCGTCTGCCAACTCTTTCAACATTTTTTCATTGAGTTTAGATACAACTACTTCTCCATTAGCATCTTTCTTCTCGCCTATTTTTACTTCATTTTGATTATAAAAAGGAATGGTGCCACCTTGTGTTGTTCCTACACCAACTGTAATAATTTTTGTACCTTTTTTACTTACATCTTTAGCATAATCTATTGCATCTTGCTGATGATCTTCTCCATCAGAAATTAATATAATAGATTTATATTTATCATCTTTAGTATTAAATGCTTTCTCTGCTTCTTCTAATGCTTCGCCAAGTGCTGTGCCTTGCGTAGGAATGGCATTAGTGTTTAATGCTCTTAAATACAATAACAAAGAAGAATAATCGACTGTTAAAGGCATTTGCAAATAAGCATTTCCTGCAAAAACAACTAAACCAACTCTATCGCCATCTAGCTTACTAAGCATTTCTTGCATTAAAAGTTTCGCTTTTCTTAGTCTGTTTGGCAAAACATCTTCAGCCAACATACTTTTCGACAAATCTAAACAAATCACTACATCAATACCTTTTCGTTGTACTTTTTCTTCTTTCGTTCCCATTTGTGGCGAAGTGAGTGCAAGAATAATAAAAGCAATAGCTACTATGAGTAAAGTAAATTTTATAATGGTGCGTTTGTTATTTTTACCATTAAACATTTTTGCTACAAACTTATTATCACCAAAAATATTTAATAATTTATCTTTTTGTTTAATCGAAACAAAGTATATTAATATTAATATTGGAATTATTAATAATAAAACAAAATATGCACTATGTCCGAATTTTAACATTAGTAAACGACGCTTTTAAGATAAGTGTTTCGCAATATTATTTCTGTTAATAAAATTAAAAGTGCTATAAGCGCAAATACATGAAAGCGTTCTTTCTTTTGATGATAATTAGCAATTTTAATTTTAGATTTTTCTAATTGGTCTATTTGCTGATAGATGTTTTCTAACTTGGCATTTCCTGTAGCTCTAAAATAAACACCACCAGTTTGATTAGCAATTCGTTGTAGTAACTTAGTATCAATTTCTACAGGCATATTTTGAAAGTAAGTATTTCCATTTTGGTCAACTACTGGATATGGTGCAGTTCCATTTTTTCCAATACCAATAGTATAGACACGAATATTAAAACTCTTAGCAATTTTTATAGCACTTTCAGGATCGATGTAACCAGTGTTGTTCACACCATCGGTCATTAAAATAACGATTTTAGTTTTAGACTTGCTTTCTTTTAATCGAGCGACAGCAGTAGCCAAACCCATTCCGATTGCAGTACCATCTTCTACCATTCCGTTTTTAATATCTTTAAACAAGTTCAATAAAATTTGATGGTCGATAGTTATAGGACACTGTGTAAAACTTTCTCCAGCAAAAACCACTAAGCCAATTCTGTCGTTTGGTCTATCTTTTATAAACTGCATGGCTACGCTTTTTGCAGCTTCTAAACGATCTGGTTTAAAATCTCTTGCGTTCATACTGCTCGAAATATCTAAAGCCAATACAATATCAATTCCTTCTGTATTGATTTCGCTATTAGACATTTCTGATTGTGGACGAGCCAATGCTACAACTATAAAAATAAATGCTACAATTCTTAATATAGGTAAAAATTTAAATAGTTTTATTTTTAATGTAGTATATTTTTTGGCAACAACATCGTGAGATACATTAAAACTTGGATAGTAATTGCTTTTTCTAAAGTAATACCAATACACTAACAATGGCAATAGTATCAATAAATAAAAATATTGAGGATGAGCAAATTCGTATGGAAAAATTTTAGGCATTTACTTTTTCTTTTTGGCAGTACTATTATTTGTTGGATTTGGTTCTTCTACTTTTTTTGTTTCCTGAATAAATGATTCTACTGTTTGAATAGCATTTTCATTATCGATAACATCTGGATTGGCTTTTGCAAACTTCACAAAATCGCTCAACATTAAAAACTGATTGATATTTTCTTTTTGTTTTTTATGAATGATACCTTTATGCATAGCTCGCATTAGTTCATCGGTAGTATTTTCTAATGCAGGAATATTAAATCTTAATTCTATATAATTTCTTAGAATATCAGATAATTGCACATAATATTCTTTGATATTACCCTTTTGCCAGAGCTTTTGTTGCTTTAACTTGTACAATTCTTTCAAGGCCCATTCGTGTGATGGTAATAAATATCTTTCGTCTATTGGTTCTTTTTTCTTTTTTCTCCATTTAATAAATAATAAAATTGCTAAAATAATTGCTACTAGTAATAATACAATACCAATATATGGTAGTAATTCTTTAAATGTATAAGGCACATTTAATGGTTCTTTAATTGGTTTAATGTCTTTAGAAGTGTCGATTTTTACACCAGCAACATGAATCATATTGGCTTCGGTGTAAATGGTGTCTTTTTTTCCTAAATTATCTACAAGCACAGGAAATGGATTAAATAAGATATTTCCAGTATCAAAAACAATAAAATTTACTAATAGATGATATTGATTAATATTACCATTTCTAATAGTATCTACTGGTGAAACATTTACCACTTCTATAGCACTATTTACACTACTGTCTTTTTGATTAAAATTTGGAAAATAAACTTTAGCATTGTTTGGAGCAGAAACACTAATATCAACAGGAACCCAATCGCCAATAAGTATATCTTTTTTATTGGCAATAGTTGCCGTTGCTTGTTGTGCAGATAAATCAATACATAATAATATTAAAATACTTAATACTATAAATTGAACAATATTTTTATGATTTATTTGAATCATCTACCTTTAAAAAATTTCATGAGTTTGTAAATATATGGCTCGCCTGTTTTAATTTCTATTTTATCTGCACCAGCTTTTCCAAAACTTTGTTCAAAGTATGTTTGATACGCATTGGCTTTATCTTTATATTCGTTCAACATTGTTTTATTGTTGGTGTCTAACCACACTTCGTGTCCGCTTTCTACATCGTGTACTTGTAACAAACCTATATTTGGTATTGCTTCATCTAATTGATCATAGACTTTAATGCCTACTACATCGTGTTTTTTTGCTAAGTGCGACAAGCTATCAAAATAATCATCCAACAAGAAATCAGACAAAATAAAAACAATACTTTTTTTACGCATTTTGTTGTTAAAACCTTCAAGTGTTTTAGCAATATTGGTTTGTCCACTTTTAGGTTGATAATCTAACAATTCTCTAATCAATCGTAATATATGTTTTTTTCCTTTTTGTGGAGCGATATACAGTTCAGTTTGATCGCTAAAAAACAACAATCCAACTTTATCATTATTATTGATAGCAGAAAAAGCAATAACGGCACAAATTTCTGCAATGATTTCTTTTTTGGTTTGTTTGTTGGTTCCTATAAAAGAAGATTTACTAACATCGACCAACAACATTACGGTAAGTTCTCTTTCTTCTTCAAACACTTTTACAAATGGTTGATGAAATCGTGCAGTAACATTCCAGTCGATATTTCTAATATCATCGCCATATTGATATTCTCTTACTTCGCTAAACGACATTCCTCTTCCTTTGAACTTAGAGTGATATTCGCCTGAAAAAATATGATTGGTAATGCCTTTGGTTTTAATTTCTATTTTGCGAACCTTTTTTAATAAGTCGGAAGTTTTTTGCGTATTGTCAATAGTAATATCAACTATATTCTTTTTTTTAGCCAATAATAAATTGTCAATATATATAATAATTGATACTATAATTAATCCTACTATGACAATAATGGCAGTTTGCATAAAAATTTATGTGTTATACAAAATGGTATATTAAGGAACTTCAACTGTATTGACAATCTTAGTTATAATTTCTTGTTGGAAGATATTTTCTGCTTCTGCTTCGTAAGTGATACCAATTCTATGTTGTAGTACATCTTGACAAACTGCTCTAATATCTTCTGGAATAACAAAACCTCTTTTCTTAATAAAGGCATACGCTTTTGCAGCCATAGCCAAACTAATACTAGCTCTTGGCGAAGCACCATAGCTAATTAAGTTTTTGAAGTTTTCTAATTTATATTTTTCTGGATTTCTCGTAGCAAAGACAATGTCTAAAATGTACTTTTCAATTTTTTCGTCCATGTAAATTTCTCTAACACACTGTCTTGCTTCAATAATTTCACTTGGATTTACAACTGGCATTATTTTAGTTTTTACCTCGTTTACATTCTGACGCATGATTAATCGTTCTTCTTCAAACTCAGGATACGAAATAATTACTTTGAGCATAAATCTATCTACTTGTGCTTCTGGTAAGTTGTAAGTTCCTTCTTGCTCAATTGGATTTTGTGTAGCCATTACCAAAAATGGTTCGTCTAAGTTATATACTTGACTTCCTAATGTAACCGACCTTTCTTGCATGGCTTGTAGTAAAGCACTCTGCACTTTTGCTGGAGCTCTGTTAATTTCATCTGCTAAAATAAAATTAGAAAAAATTGGTCCTTTTTTTACTTCAAAATCGCCTTTTGCTTGATTGAAAATCATAGTACCTAAAATATCTGCTGGCAATAAATCTGGTGTAAATTGTATTCTGCTAAACTTAGTATTAATAGCATCAGACAAAGATTTAATGGCTA
Coding sequences:
- a CDS encoding tetratricopeptide repeat protein — protein: MFDIENIKAKFKVHKKSLALVFIGKSALKLIVAFVLLSPNFSIAESVNNIIRKGNKAYHQSKYNEATEKYSSALEKEPNNAIANFNQADAIYQLGEYKQAQEYFKGIANSTNNSEIKFKSKFNLGNSLYKQEQYEESVRAYKDALKINPKDEDAKYNLMMAMAKLKKQQQNQDKNKDNKNDKQNQDKNKDQQKQQQQQNQDQKNQQDKQQQQQQGNQNQEEKEQQQKQQQQQQGQLSQEEAQRLLDALESEEGKVQQKINQQQKNGKKVKVQKDW
- a CDS encoding VWA domain-containing protein yields the protein MLKFGHSAYFVLLLIIPILILIYFVSIKQKDKLLNIFGDNKFVAKMFNGKNNKRTIIKFTLLIVAIAFIILALTSPQMGTKEEKVQRKGIDVVICLDLSKSMLAEDVLPNRLRKAKLLMQEMLSKLDGDRVGLVVFAGNAYLQMPLTVDYSSLLLYLRALNTNAIPTQGTALGEALEEAEKAFNTKDDKYKSIILISDGEDHQQDAIDYAKDVSKKGTKIITVGVGTTQGGTIPFYNQNEVKIGEKKDANGEVVVSKLNEKMLKELADAGKGHYYILDNANQVADFISKDIAKMETKTINDKVFTNFVEQYQYFLAFGLLLIFVDVFIKYKKD
- a CDS encoding VWA domain-containing protein — protein: MPKIFPYEFAHPQYFYLLILLPLLVYWYYFRKSNYYPSFNVSHDVVAKKYTTLKIKLFKFLPILRIVAFIFIVVALARPQSEMSNSEINTEGIDIVLALDISSSMNARDFKPDRLEAAKSVAMQFIKDRPNDRIGLVVFAGESFTQCPITIDHQILLNLFKDIKNGMVEDGTAIGMGLATAVARLKESKSKTKIVILMTDGVNNTGYIDPESAIKIAKSFNIRVYTIGIGKNGTAPYPVVDQNGNTYFQNMPVEIDTKLLQRIANQTGGVYFRATGNAKLENIYQQIDQLEKSKIKIANYHQKKERFHVFALIALLILLTEIILRNTYLKSVVY
- a CDS encoding DUF58 domain-containing protein, giving the protein MQTAIIVIVGLIIVSIIIYIDNLLLAKKKNIVDITIDNTQKTSDLLKKVRKIEIKTKGITNHIFSGEYHSKFKGRGMSFSEVREYQYGDDIRNIDWNVTARFHQPFVKVFEEERELTVMLLVDVSKSSFIGTNKQTKKEIIAEICAVIAFSAINNNDKVGLLFFSDQTELYIAPQKGKKHILRLIRELLDYQPKSGQTNIAKTLEGFNNKMRKKSIVFILSDFLLDDYFDSLSHLAKKHDVVGIKVYDQLDEAIPNIGLLQVHDVESGHEVWLDTNNKTMLNEYKDKANAYQTYFEQSFGKAGADKIEIKTGEPYIYKLMKFFKGR
- a CDS encoding AAA family ATPase, with protein sequence MKRMESIDIKSLNEKIQQKSAFLDLLNLEIGKSIVGQKYMIERLLIGLLANGHILLEGVPGLAKTLAIKSLSDAINTKFSRIQFTPDLLPADILGTMIFNQAKGDFEVKKGPIFSNFILADEINRAPAKVQSALLQAMQERSVTLGSQVYNLDEPFLVMATQNPIEQEGTYNLPEAQVDRFMLKVIISYPEFEEERLIMRQNVNEVKTKIMPVVNPSEIIEARQCVREIYMDEKIEKYILDIVFATRNPEKYKLENFKNLISYGASPRASISLAMAAKAYAFIKKRGFVIPEDIRAVCQDVLQHRIGITYEAEAENIFQQEIITKIVNTVEVP